In one window of Helianthus annuus cultivar XRQ/B chromosome 17, HanXRQr2.0-SUNRISE, whole genome shotgun sequence DNA:
- the LOC110925518 gene encoding uncharacterized protein LOC110925518 isoform X1, with product MAEARRRNQKHGINEKEGGDVMMMTEMVVLVAKGEARQPSPPDKNSIDFGLVKMADVSRSHAVGERRWLWRWLCGSDSTGSDFVWWVWVRDVTSSQLWFDSGSGQILEPQVLGQQKSKAVKHSISACVSVFGSEFGSGSTRSNPSQLGQHSQTEPTELTRLVQLSGSTFRHDDLVAFSKLRHGWNRRTMWSQVLSGVHFLKDLAYLLPLCNEDTGLVTPML from the exons ATGGCGGAGGCGCGGCGGCGGAACCAGAAACACGGGATAAATGAGAAGGAAGGGGGCGACGTGATGATGATGACGGAGATGGTGGTTCTGGTGGCGAAGGGCGAAGCCAGACAACCGTCTCCACCCGACAAAAACTCCA TTGATTTTGGGCTTGTGAAGATGGCCGACGTCAGCCGGAGCCACGCCGTCGGTGAACGGCGGTGGCTGTGGAGGTGGTTATGTGGTTCGGATTCCACGGGTTCTGATTTCGTTTGGTGGGTCTGGGTAAGAGACGTTACAAGTTCACAGCTTTGGTTCGACTCCGGTTCGGGTCAGATTTTGGAGCCTCAGGTTTTAGGTCAACAGAAGTCAAAGGCAGTCAAACATAGTATTTCGGCTTGTGTTTCAGTGTTTGGGTCAGAGTTCGGGTCCGGGTCGACTCGATcaaacccgagtcaactcggtcaacacAGTCAAACCGAGccaactgagttgactcggttagTTCAGTTAAGCGGCTCGACATTTCGAcatgatgatttg gttgcattttcaaagttaaggcacggttggaataggagaaccatgtggagtcaagtacttagtggcgttcattttctaaaagacctagcttatttgcttccgctgtgcaatgaagataccggtctagtcacgccaatgctctga
- the LOC110925518 gene encoding uncharacterized protein LOC110925518 isoform X2: protein MAEARRRNQKHGINEKEGGDVMMMTEMVVLVAKGEARQPSPPDKNSNFGLVKMADVSRSHAVGERRWLWRWLCGSDSTGSDFVWWVWVRDVTSSQLWFDSGSGQILEPQVLGQQKSKAVKHSISACVSVFGSEFGSGSTRSNPSQLGQHSQTEPTELTRLVQLSGSTFRHDDLVAFSKLRHGWNRRTMWSQVLSGVHFLKDLAYLLPLCNEDTGLVTPML, encoded by the exons ATGGCGGAGGCGCGGCGGCGGAACCAGAAACACGGGATAAATGAGAAGGAAGGGGGCGACGTGATGATGATGACGGAGATGGTGGTTCTGGTGGCGAAGGGCGAAGCCAGACAACCGTCTCCACCCGACAAAAACTCCA ATTTTGGGCTTGTGAAGATGGCCGACGTCAGCCGGAGCCACGCCGTCGGTGAACGGCGGTGGCTGTGGAGGTGGTTATGTGGTTCGGATTCCACGGGTTCTGATTTCGTTTGGTGGGTCTGGGTAAGAGACGTTACAAGTTCACAGCTTTGGTTCGACTCCGGTTCGGGTCAGATTTTGGAGCCTCAGGTTTTAGGTCAACAGAAGTCAAAGGCAGTCAAACATAGTATTTCGGCTTGTGTTTCAGTGTTTGGGTCAGAGTTCGGGTCCGGGTCGACTCGATcaaacccgagtcaactcggtcaacacAGTCAAACCGAGccaactgagttgactcggttagTTCAGTTAAGCGGCTCGACATTTCGAcatgatgatttg gttgcattttcaaagttaaggcacggttggaataggagaaccatgtggagtcaagtacttagtggcgttcattttctaaaagacctagcttatttgcttccgctgtgcaatgaagataccggtctagtcacgccaatgctctga